Genomic window (Flavobacteriales bacterium):
CAAGCGCCATGCGGAGATGATCTCCCGGAACCCGGAATGCGAGCTGGTGGCCTTGTGCGATGCGAATTCCAAGGAAACACTGGGCCTTGATGCCTATGACGTGCCTTTCTTCACCGACCCGTCGGCTATGCTTGCTGCGGTCCCCGATGTGGACGTCGTGAGCATCTGTACGCCCAATGGGCTGCATGCGCGGTTCAGCCTGCTCGCACTGGAAAACGGCAAGCATGTTGTGTGCGAAAAGCCCATGGGCCTTACCAAGGCCAGCTGCGAGGCTGTGCTCTACAAGGCACTGCAGAAGCACCGGCATGTGTTCGGGGTGATGCAGAACCGCTACAGCCCGCCGAGCCAGTGGATCAAGGAAATGGTGGAGGAAAAGCGCCTCGGTGACATTTTCCTTGTGCAGGTGAACTGCTACTGGAACCGCGATGAACGCTACTACAAGAAGGATGGCTGGAAAGGCACGGCCGACCTCGACGGTGGCACCCTGTTCACGCAGTTCAGCCACTTTGTGGACATCATGTACTGGCTCTTCGGCGACATCGCCGACATCCAAGGCCGCTTTGCCGACTTCAACCACAAGGACCTCACCGCCTTCGAGGACAGTGGCTTGGTGAACTTCCGTTTTCTGGAGGGCGGCATGGGCTGCATCAACTATTCCACCAGCGTGTGGGACAGGAACCTCGAGAGCAGCCTTACAGTGATCGGCAGCAAGGGCAGCGTGAAGATCGGCGGGCAGTACATGGACCAGGTGGAAGTGTGCCACGTGCAGGATTATACCATGCCGGAGCTGGCCCCCACGAACCCTGCGAACGACTACGGTGCTTACAAGGGTAGCGCCAGCAACCACCACTACATCATCGAGAACGTGGTGGACACTTTGAAAGAGCGGAAAAGCATGACCACCAATGCCTTGGAGGGCATGAAGGTGATCGACATCATTGAACGCATTTACCAGAAGAGGGATGAGCGACCTGTATGAGCGACTGAAGAAGAAGGAAGCCAAGATGGCCGTGATCGGTCTGGGCTATGTAGGACTTCCCATCGCCTTGGCCTTCGCACGGAAGATCAAGGTGGTGGGCTTCGATATTAATGCCCAGCGCGTGGATATGATGCGCCGCGGTGAGGACCCCAGTGACGAGCTTTTGCCCGAGGACTTCAAAGGCGCCGACATCCACTTCACCGCCAACATTGAGGACCTGAAGGACGTTGAATTCTTCATCGTGGCCGTGCCCACGCCCATCGACCAGCAGAACATCCCCGATCTCACTCCCCTGCTGGGCGCCACGCGCACCGTGGGCCAAGTGCTGAAGAAAGGCGACCACGTGGTGTACGAGAGCACCGTGTACCCCGGCTGCACCGAGGAGGATTGCGTGCCCTTACTTGAGCAACTTAGCGGGTTGAAGTTCGTCACTGATTTCAAGGTGGGCTACTCCCCGGAGCGGATCAACCCGGGCGACAAGGTGAACACGCTGGAAAGCATCGTGAAAGTCACTAGCGGTTGTGATGCGGAAAGCGCGGAGACCGTGGCTAAGATGTACGAACTGGTGGTGAAGGCCGGCGTACACCGGGCGCCCAGCATCAAGGTGGCAGAGGCTTCCAAGATCATCGAGAACACCCAGCGCGACGTCAACATCGCGCTCACGAACGAGCTTTCCATCATCTTCAACCGCATCGGCATCAACACCTTCGACGTGCTGGAGGCCGCGGGTACCAAGTGGAATTTCCTCAAGTTCCAGCCCGGCCTGGTGGGCGGCCACTGCATCGGTGTGGACCCGTACTACCTCGTCTTCAAGGCCAAGGAATTAGGCTACCACGCTCAGATCATCGACAGTGGCCGCTTTGTGAACGACAGCATGGGCGGCTATGTGGCGAAGCAGACGGTGAAGAAGGTGATCGCCAGCGGCACCAACCCCGCCGATGCGCGCGTCCTGGTGATGGGCGCCACCTTCAAGGAGAACGTCACCGACATCCGCAACAGCAAAGTGGCGGACGTGGTGAAGGAGCTCAAGAGCTTCAGCTGCCAAGTGGACGTCACCGATCCGCACGCCGATTCCGAACAGGTGAAGCACGAATACGGCTATGAGCTGGCACCGGAGATGAAAGGTCCTTACGACGCGATCATCGTGGCCGTGAACCATGCGGAATATGCCGACAACGACGAGGCGTGGTTCAGGGGTATGCTGAAACCGAAAGGTGTGTTGGTGGATCTGAAAGGAACCTATCGCAAAAAGGTGAAGGACCTGAACTACTGGAGCTTGTGAGTAGTTTCACCACAGAGGCTAGGAGAACAGGGTTGGATCTGTCAGTTGTTCGTTGTCAGTTGTCAGTTGTCAAGCGGTCGGGTTCAGCAGCAGTTTGAAGTAGCAGTCCGCAGTTGCCTGATCACTGATCACCATCTACCGATCACCAAGAAAACCTCCGTATCCTCCAAGCCTCCGTGGTGAACCAACGACAATATGAAACGCAACATCCTCATTACCGGTGGCGCCGGTTTCATCGGCAGCCATGTCGTGCGGCTCTTCGTGAAGAAGTACCCGCAATACCGCATCGTGAACCTCGACGCGCTCACCTATGCGGGGAACATGGAGAACCTGAAGGACGTGGAAGACGCCGCGAACTACGCCTTCGTGAAGGCCGACATCCGCGATGCCGAGGCCATGGACAAGGTCTTCGCGGAGCATGCCATCGACAGCGTTGTCCATCTCGCCGCGGAAAGCCATGTGGACCGCAGCATCAGTGACCCCATGGCCTTCGTCAACACGAACGTGATCGGCACGGCCAACATGCTGAACGCGGCCAAAGCCTATTGGAAAGGGAAGTTTGAAGGAAAACGGTTCTACCACGTCAGCACCGATGAGGTCTACGGCTCCCTCCATGACGGCGGTTTCTTCACGGAGGAAACCTCCTACGACCCGCAAAGCCCATACAGCGCCAGCAAGGCCGCGAGCGACCACTTCGTCCGTGCCTACGGTAATACGTACAAGCTGCCCTTCGTCATCAGCAACTGCAGCAACAACTACGGCAGCCATCAATTCCCGGAGAAGTTGATCCCGTTGATGATCCACAACCTGCGCGAAGGCAAGCCGCTGCCCGTGTATGGTAAAGGCGAGAACGTGCGCGACTGGCTGTGGGTGGAGGACCATGCACGCGCCATCGACACGGTATTCCATGAAGGCAAGGACGGCGAGACCTATAACATCGGCGGGCACAACGAGTGGAAGAACATCGACCTCGTGAAGGTGTTGTGCTCCATCATGGACAAGAAGTTGGGCCGCAACGCAGGCGATAGCGAGAAGCAGATCACCTACGTCACGGACCGTGCCGGGCACGACCTACGTTATGCGATCGATGCCGGCAAGATCGAGCGCGAACTGGGCTGGAGACCGAGCATCACCTTCGAGCAGGGCTTGGAACAGACCGTGGATTGGTATCTTGCCAATGACCAGTGGCTGCGGGACGTGACCTCCGGGGCCTATCGCGACTATTACGACGAACAGTACGCCAAGCGCTAATGGGCATTCTGGGAAACCTCTTCGGAAAAGGGCGGCAGTCCATGCCTCCCGTCGACCTGGGGTTGCTCAAGTGTGATGTGCACTCGCACTTCATCCCCGGGATCGATGACGGTGCGCCCACGATCGAGGCCAGCATGGAACTGCTCAGGGCCATGCGCGAACTGGGTTACCAAAAGGTGATCACCACGCCCCACAGCATGGCGGACGGCTATAAGAACCCACCGGAAGTGATCCTTGGCGGATTGGAGAAGGTAAGGCGTGCGATAAAAGAGGAAGGCCTGGTGATCGAGATCGACGCTGCCGCGGAGTATTACTTGGACCACGATCTCCTGGAAAAGACCACGGCGCAAAAACTGCTGACTTTTGGTAATGACATGGTGCTTTTCGAGTTGCCTTTCATCAGCGAACCGTCCATGCTGTTGAGCGCCGTGTTCGAACTACAGACCCAAGGGTTCAGACCGGTGCTGGCCCATCCGGAACGCTATCAGTTCTGGTACACGGACATGAGCACCATGGAGAAGTTGAAGGACCGGGGCGTGCTGTTCCAGCTGAACATGATCGCCCTGACGGGTGCCTATGGCCCCGCAACGAAAAAGCAGGCCGAAAAGATCACGGACCAAGGCTGGTACGATCTCGTTGGCAGCGACTGCCACAGCATGAAGCACATCGAGGCGATGCAGGCCGCGCGCACCGAACCATACTTGCACAAGCTGATCGACGGTGGGAAGTTGCTGAACGCGACGTTGTGAGTTGGATCCAACGTCACCCAAGATCCAGTAGCATTTGATAGAACGAGCCCTGCAATTCTAAAATTTCATTTTAGAATTGCAGGGTGCGGCTCCGAAGGCCCTCCAAGATGTTGAACCCGTTTGAAGGCCGATCGCAGCTACGCCGCGCTCGTCGCCACCTCCTTGTTCACCTTCTTGAACAGCCCTTGCAGCACGTTCCCGGGGCCGCATTCCACGATGTTGTCCGCACCATCGGTGAGCATGTTACGCATGATCTGCGTCCAGCGCACGGGGGCGGTGAGCTGCGCGATGAGGTTGGCCTTGATCCGGGCGGGGTCTTTGTGGCCGCGGGCATCCACGTTCTGATAGATGGTGCAGCGCGGGTCCACGATGGGTGTGAAGGCGATGGCCGTTGCAAGCTCGGCGCGGGCAGGCTCCATCAATGGGCTGTGGAAGGCCCCGCCCACGGGCAGCAGTAGCGCGCGTCTCGCACCGGCGGCCTTCAGTGTTTCGCAGGCGGCATTCACGGCTTCCAGCGTTCCGCTGATGACCAATTGGCCGGGACAGTTGTAGTTGGCGGGCACCACGATGCCCGGAATGGACGCGCAGATCTCTTCCACCTTTTCGTCCTCCATGCCGAGGATGGCGGCCATGGTGCCGGGCTGGGCCTCGCAGGCCTTCTGCATCGCGTTGGCGCGTGCGGCCACCAGCTTCAGTCCATCGCTGAACTCCATCGCACCGGCGGCCACCAAGGCGCTGAACTCACCGAGCGAGTGCCCCGCCACCATGTCCGGCTGGAAAGCATCGCCCATCGTCTTGGCCCGGATCACACTGTGGATGAAGATCGCCGGCTGCGTGACGTTGGTCTGCTTCAGGTCCTCATCGCTGCCGCTGAACATCACGTCGGTGATGTTGAAGCCGAGGACGTTGTTGGCGTGCTCGAAAAAGACCCGCGCGTTGGCATCGGACTCATAGAGATCCTTGCCCATACCGGGAAACTGGCTGCCTTGGCCGGGGAAGACGTATGCTTTCATGCCGCAGATTAATGTTTTCAAAGATAGGGTCAGGCCGCAGCGGACCTAACATGGCATTTTAGCCTTGTTTGCATGCCTTAGGCAACAGGGGAGGCAAGTGAATTCCTAGTCGGTTCCCCGGCACTTACGGACGCTTCAGATCTGCGTTGATCAGCCCATTCAGCGTCATCAGCGTTCCATTACTTACGGTCCCCGAAAAGACGCAGCAGCGAGAGAAAGAGGTTGAGGAAATCGAGGTACAGGCTCAAGGCGCCCATCAGGGCCATCTTCTGGGCGACCTCGGTACCGCTGATCATCGTGCCGCCGAGGTTCTTCAGGCGCTGCATGTCGTAGGCGGTGAGGCCGGTGAAGATGATCACGCTGAGCACACTGATCACGTAGCCCATGGTATCGCTCTTCATGAACAT
Coding sequences:
- the fabD gene encoding ACP S-malonyltransferase; translation: MKAYVFPGQGSQFPGMGKDLYESDANARVFFEHANNVLGFNITDVMFSGSDEDLKQTNVTQPAIFIHSVIRAKTMGDAFQPDMVAGHSLGEFSALVAAGAMEFSDGLKLVAARANAMQKACEAQPGTMAAILGMEDEKVEEICASIPGIVVPANYNCPGQLVISGTLEAVNAACETLKAAGARRALLLPVGGAFHSPLMEPARAELATAIAFTPIVDPRCTIYQNVDARGHKDPARIKANLIAQLTAPVRWTQIMRNMLTDGADNIVECGPGNVLQGLFKKVNKEVATSAA
- a CDS encoding nucleotide sugar dehydrogenase, whose product is MSDLYERLKKKEAKMAVIGLGYVGLPIALAFARKIKVVGFDINAQRVDMMRRGEDPSDELLPEDFKGADIHFTANIEDLKDVEFFIVAVPTPIDQQNIPDLTPLLGATRTVGQVLKKGDHVVYESTVYPGCTEEDCVPLLEQLSGLKFVTDFKVGYSPERINPGDKVNTLESIVKVTSGCDAESAETVAKMYELVVKAGVHRAPSIKVAEASKIIENTQRDVNIALTNELSIIFNRIGINTFDVLEAAGTKWNFLKFQPGLVGGHCIGVDPYYLVFKAKELGYHAQIIDSGRFVNDSMGGYVAKQTVKKVIASGTNPADARVLVMGATFKENVTDIRNSKVADVVKELKSFSCQVDVTDPHADSEQVKHEYGYELAPEMKGPYDAIIVAVNHAEYADNDEAWFRGMLKPKGVLVDLKGTYRKKVKDLNYWSL
- a CDS encoding capsular biosynthesis protein: MGILGNLFGKGRQSMPPVDLGLLKCDVHSHFIPGIDDGAPTIEASMELLRAMRELGYQKVITTPHSMADGYKNPPEVILGGLEKVRRAIKEEGLVIEIDAAAEYYLDHDLLEKTTAQKLLTFGNDMVLFELPFISEPSMLLSAVFELQTQGFRPVLAHPERYQFWYTDMSTMEKLKDRGVLFQLNMIALTGAYGPATKKQAEKITDQGWYDLVGSDCHSMKHIEAMQAARTEPYLHKLIDGGKLLNATL
- the rfbB gene encoding dTDP-glucose 4,6-dehydratase — encoded protein: MKRNILITGGAGFIGSHVVRLFVKKYPQYRIVNLDALTYAGNMENLKDVEDAANYAFVKADIRDAEAMDKVFAEHAIDSVVHLAAESHVDRSISDPMAFVNTNVIGTANMLNAAKAYWKGKFEGKRFYHVSTDEVYGSLHDGGFFTEETSYDPQSPYSASKAASDHFVRAYGNTYKLPFVISNCSNNYGSHQFPEKLIPLMIHNLREGKPLPVYGKGENVRDWLWVEDHARAIDTVFHEGKDGETYNIGGHNEWKNIDLVKVLCSIMDKKLGRNAGDSEKQITYVTDRAGHDLRYAIDAGKIERELGWRPSITFEQGLEQTVDWYLANDQWLRDVTSGAYRDYYDEQYAKR
- a CDS encoding Gfo/Idh/MocA family oxidoreductase — its product is MRSSEEKVKFAVIGCGHIGKRHAEMISRNPECELVALCDANSKETLGLDAYDVPFFTDPSAMLAAVPDVDVVSICTPNGLHARFSLLALENGKHVVCEKPMGLTKASCEAVLYKALQKHRHVFGVMQNRYSPPSQWIKEMVEEKRLGDIFLVQVNCYWNRDERYYKKDGWKGTADLDGGTLFTQFSHFVDIMYWLFGDIADIQGRFADFNHKDLTAFEDSGLVNFRFLEGGMGCINYSTSVWDRNLESSLTVIGSKGSVKIGGQYMDQVEVCHVQDYTMPELAPTNPANDYGAYKGSASNHHYIIENVVDTLKERKSMTTNALEGMKVIDIIERIYQKRDERPV